One genomic window of Solanum dulcamara chromosome 12, daSolDulc1.2, whole genome shotgun sequence includes the following:
- the LOC129875998 gene encoding calmodulin-binding protein 25-like — MASSDNLMTMEQWGFRPAFNDSWFSDIFAKETETLTKVLQKSFSGEGNEVVLPTVEMGFPFLTPSASGPTFSGGSENDGASTAVSVKRRGSNGGGGVSKKIVKRKPRASKRASTTYITADVDSFRQMVQQVTGARIGENGNGNRQLSVSSILKPEPRRPVDRVQPVSCLPTLDTSAFLLDPTSSFMHPPPAGSIAAAHQPSTVVVDGGYGFDSFCGFPTLESGM; from the coding sequence atggCGTCTTCTGATAATTTGATGACAATGGAGCAATGGGGTTTTCGTCCTGCCTTTAACGATTCATGGTTCTCTGATATCTTCGCTAAAGAAACTGAAACACTAACGAAAGTCCTACAGAAATCATTTTCCGGCGAAGGGAATGAGGTTGTTTTGCCGACTGTAGAAATGGGTTTCCCGTTTTTAACTCCGAGTGCATCTGGGCCGACGTTTTCCGGTGGGTCGGAGAACGACGGTGCATCCACCGCCGTTTCGGTGAAGCGGCGAGGCAGCAACGGTGGTGGTGGAGTGAGTAAAAAGATCGTGAAGCGAAAGCCACGCGCGTCAAAGCGCGCGTCGACTACGTACATAACGGCGGACGTTGATAGTTTCCGGCAGATGGTACAGCAGGTAACAGGAGCTAGAATCGGCGAGAACGGGAACGGAAACAGACAGTTGTCGGTTTCTTCTATTTTGAAGCCGGAGCCGAGACGACCGGTTGACCGGGTACAACCGGTTAGCTGTTTGCCTACTCTTGATACGTCAGCTTTTCTACTGGACCCCACTTCATCGTTCATGCATCCACCACCGGCGGGGAGTATCGCCGCTGCACATCAGCCGTCTACGGTGGTCGTTGACGGTGGCTATGGTTTTGACTCTTTTTGTGGCTTTCCTACCCTTGAATCAGGAATGTAA